One window of the Equus caballus isolate H_3958 breed thoroughbred chromosome 2, TB-T2T, whole genome shotgun sequence genome contains the following:
- the SRSF10 gene encoding serine/arginine-rich splicing factor 10 isoform X4: MSRYLRPPNTSLFVRNVADDTRSEDLRREFGRYGPIVDVYVPLDFYTRRPRGFAYVQFEDVRDAEDALHNLDRKWICGRQIEIQFAQGDRKTPNQMKAKEGRNVYSSSRYDDYDRYRRSRSRSYERRRSRSRSFDYNYRRSYSPRNRPTGRPRRSRSHSDNDRPNCSWNTQYSSAYYTSRKI, translated from the exons ATGTCCCGCTACCTGCGCCCCCCCAACACATCTCTGTTCGTAAGGAACGTGGCCGACGACACGAG GTCCGAAGATTTACGGCGCGAATTTGGTCGTTATGGTCCTATAGTTGATGTGTATGTGCCACTTGATTTCTACACTCGCCGTCCAAGAGGATTTGCTTATGTTCA ATTTGAGGATGTTCGTGATGCTGAAGATGCTTTACATAATTTGGACAGAAAATGGATTTGCGGACGCCAGATTGAAATACAGTTTGCACAGGGTGATCGGAAGA CTCCAAATCAGATGAAagccaaggaaggaaggaatgtgtACAGTTCTTCACGCTATGATGATTATGACAGATACAGACGTTCTAGAAGCCGAAGTTATGAAAGAAGGAGATCAAGAAGTCGGTCCTTTGATTACAACTACAGAAGATCTTATAGTCCTAGAAA TAGACCGACTGGAAGACCACGGCGTAGCAGAAGCCATTCCGACAATGATAG ACCAAACTGCAGCTGGAATACCCAGTACAGTTCTGCTTACTACACTTCAAGAAAGATCTGA
- the SRSF10 gene encoding serine/arginine-rich splicing factor 10 isoform X7, which produces MSRYLRPPNTSLFVRNVADDTRSEDLRREFGRYGPIVDVYVPLDFYTRRPRGFAYVQFEDVRDAEDALHNLDRKWICGRQIEIQFAQGDRKTPNQMKAKEGRNVYSSSRYDDYDRYRRSRSRSYERRRSRSRSFDYNYRRSYSPRKPNCSWNTQYSSAYYTSRKI; this is translated from the exons ATGTCCCGCTACCTGCGCCCCCCCAACACATCTCTGTTCGTAAGGAACGTGGCCGACGACACGAG GTCCGAAGATTTACGGCGCGAATTTGGTCGTTATGGTCCTATAGTTGATGTGTATGTGCCACTTGATTTCTACACTCGCCGTCCAAGAGGATTTGCTTATGTTCA ATTTGAGGATGTTCGTGATGCTGAAGATGCTTTACATAATTTGGACAGAAAATGGATTTGCGGACGCCAGATTGAAATACAGTTTGCACAGGGTGATCGGAAGA CTCCAAATCAGATGAAagccaaggaaggaaggaatgtgtACAGTTCTTCACGCTATGATGATTATGACAGATACAGACGTTCTAGAAGCCGAAGTTATGAAAGAAGGAGATCAAGAAGTCGGTCCTTTGATTACAACTACAGAAGATCTTATAGTCCTAGAAA ACCAAACTGCAGCTGGAATACCCAGTACAGTTCTGCTTACTACACTTCAAGAAAGATCTGA
- the SRSF10 gene encoding serine/arginine-rich splicing factor 10 isoform X8 translates to MSRYLRPPNTSLFVRNVADDTRSEDLRREFGRYGPIVDVYVPLDFYTRRPRGFAYVQFEDVRDAEDALHNLDRKWICGRQIEIQFAQGDRKTPNQMKAKEGRNVYSSSRYDDYDRYRRSRSRSYERRRSRSRSFDYNYRRSYSPRNSRPTGRPRRSRSHSDNDRFKHRNRSFSRSKSNSRSRSKSQPKKEMKAKSRSRPNCSWNTQYSSAYYTSRKI, encoded by the exons ATGTCCCGCTACCTGCGCCCCCCCAACACATCTCTGTTCGTAAGGAACGTGGCCGACGACACGAG GTCCGAAGATTTACGGCGCGAATTTGGTCGTTATGGTCCTATAGTTGATGTGTATGTGCCACTTGATTTCTACACTCGCCGTCCAAGAGGATTTGCTTATGTTCA ATTTGAGGATGTTCGTGATGCTGAAGATGCTTTACATAATTTGGACAGAAAATGGATTTGCGGACGCCAGATTGAAATACAGTTTGCACAGGGTGATCGGAAGA CTCCAAATCAGATGAAagccaaggaaggaaggaatgtgtACAGTTCTTCACGCTATGATGATTATGACAGATACAGACGTTCTAGAAGCCGAAGTTATGAAAGAAGGAGATCAAGAAGTCGGTCCTTTGATTACAACTACAGAAGATCTTATAGTCCTAGAAA CAGTAGACCGACTGGAAGACCACGGCGTAGCAGAAGCCATTCCGACAATGATAG ATTCAAACACCGAAATCGATCTTTTTCAAGATCTAAATCCAATTCAAGATCACGGTCCAAGTCCCAGcccaagaaagaaatgaaggctaAGTCACGTTCTAG ACCAAACTGCAGCTGGAATACCCAGTACAGTTCTGCTTACTACACTTCAAGAAAGATCTGA
- the SRSF10 gene encoding serine/arginine-rich splicing factor 10 isoform X3 has product MSRYLRPPNTSLFVRNVADDTRSEDLRREFGRYGPIVDVYVPLDFYTRRPRGFAYVQFEDVRDAEDALHNLDRKWICGRQIEIQFAQGDRKTPNQMKAKEGRNVYSSSRYDDYDRYRRSRSRSYERRRSRSRSFDYNYRRSYSPRNSRPTGRPRRSRSHSDNDRPNCSWNTQYSSAYYTSRKI; this is encoded by the exons ATGTCCCGCTACCTGCGCCCCCCCAACACATCTCTGTTCGTAAGGAACGTGGCCGACGACACGAG GTCCGAAGATTTACGGCGCGAATTTGGTCGTTATGGTCCTATAGTTGATGTGTATGTGCCACTTGATTTCTACACTCGCCGTCCAAGAGGATTTGCTTATGTTCA ATTTGAGGATGTTCGTGATGCTGAAGATGCTTTACATAATTTGGACAGAAAATGGATTTGCGGACGCCAGATTGAAATACAGTTTGCACAGGGTGATCGGAAGA CTCCAAATCAGATGAAagccaaggaaggaaggaatgtgtACAGTTCTTCACGCTATGATGATTATGACAGATACAGACGTTCTAGAAGCCGAAGTTATGAAAGAAGGAGATCAAGAAGTCGGTCCTTTGATTACAACTACAGAAGATCTTATAGTCCTAGAAA CAGTAGACCGACTGGAAGACCACGGCGTAGCAGAAGCCATTCCGACAATGATAG ACCAAACTGCAGCTGGAATACCCAGTACAGTTCTGCTTACTACACTTCAAGAAAGATCTGA
- the SRSF10 gene encoding serine/arginine-rich splicing factor 10 isoform X2 produces MSRYLRPPNTSLFVRNVADDTRSEDLRREFGRYGPIVDVYVPLDFYTRRPRGFAYVQFEDVRDAEDALHNLDRKWICGRQIEIQFAQGDRKTPNQMKAKEGRNVYSSSRYDDYDRYRRSRSRSYERRRSRSRSFDYNYRRSYSPRNRPTGRPRRSRSHSDNDRFKHRNRSFSRSKSNSRSRSKSQPKKEMKAKSRSRSASHTKARGTSKTDSKTHYKSGSRYEKESRKKEPPRSKSQSRSQSRSRSKSRSRSWTSPKSSGH; encoded by the exons ATGTCCCGCTACCTGCGCCCCCCCAACACATCTCTGTTCGTAAGGAACGTGGCCGACGACACGAG GTCCGAAGATTTACGGCGCGAATTTGGTCGTTATGGTCCTATAGTTGATGTGTATGTGCCACTTGATTTCTACACTCGCCGTCCAAGAGGATTTGCTTATGTTCA ATTTGAGGATGTTCGTGATGCTGAAGATGCTTTACATAATTTGGACAGAAAATGGATTTGCGGACGCCAGATTGAAATACAGTTTGCACAGGGTGATCGGAAGA CTCCAAATCAGATGAAagccaaggaaggaaggaatgtgtACAGTTCTTCACGCTATGATGATTATGACAGATACAGACGTTCTAGAAGCCGAAGTTATGAAAGAAGGAGATCAAGAAGTCGGTCCTTTGATTACAACTACAGAAGATCTTATAGTCCTAGAAA TAGACCGACTGGAAGACCACGGCGTAGCAGAAGCCATTCCGACAATGATAG ATTCAAACACCGAAATCGATCTTTTTCAAGATCTAAATCCAATTCAAGATCACGGTCCAAGTCCCAGcccaagaaagaaatgaaggctaAGTCACGTTCTAGGTCTGCATCTCACACCAAAGCTAGAGGCACCTCTAAAACAGATTCCAAAACACATTATAAGTCTGGCTCAAGATATGAAAAGGAATCAAGGAAAAAAGAACCACCTAGATCCAAATCTCAGTCAAGATCACAGTCTAGGTCTAGGTCAAAGTCTAGATCAAGGTCTTGGACTAGTCCTAAGTCCAGTGGCCACTGA
- the SRSF10 gene encoding serine/arginine-rich splicing factor 10 isoform X6, producing MSRYLRPPNTSLFVRNVADDTRSEDLRREFGRYGPIVDVYVPLDFYTRRPRGFAYVQFEDVRDAEDALHNLDRKWICGRQIEIQFAQGDRKTPNQMKAKEGRNVYSSSRYDDYDRYRRSRSRSYERRRSRSRSFDYNYRRSYSPRNRPTGRPRRSRSHSDNDSQISKKKNDR from the exons ATGTCCCGCTACCTGCGCCCCCCCAACACATCTCTGTTCGTAAGGAACGTGGCCGACGACACGAG GTCCGAAGATTTACGGCGCGAATTTGGTCGTTATGGTCCTATAGTTGATGTGTATGTGCCACTTGATTTCTACACTCGCCGTCCAAGAGGATTTGCTTATGTTCA ATTTGAGGATGTTCGTGATGCTGAAGATGCTTTACATAATTTGGACAGAAAATGGATTTGCGGACGCCAGATTGAAATACAGTTTGCACAGGGTGATCGGAAGA CTCCAAATCAGATGAAagccaaggaaggaaggaatgtgtACAGTTCTTCACGCTATGATGATTATGACAGATACAGACGTTCTAGAAGCCGAAGTTATGAAAGAAGGAGATCAAGAAGTCGGTCCTTTGATTACAACTACAGAAGATCTTATAGTCCTAGAAA TAGACCGACTGGAAGACCACGGCGTAGCAGAAGCCATTCCGACAATGATAG ccaaataagcaagaagaaaaatgacagataa
- the SRSF10 gene encoding serine/arginine-rich splicing factor 10 isoform X1 — protein MSRYLRPPNTSLFVRNVADDTRSEDLRREFGRYGPIVDVYVPLDFYTRRPRGFAYVQFEDVRDAEDALHNLDRKWICGRQIEIQFAQGDRKTPNQMKAKEGRNVYSSSRYDDYDRYRRSRSRSYERRRSRSRSFDYNYRRSYSPRNSRPTGRPRRSRSHSDNDRFKHRNRSFSRSKSNSRSRSKSQPKKEMKAKSRSRSASHTKARGTSKTDSKTHYKSGSRYEKESRKKEPPRSKSQSRSQSRSRSKSRSRSWTSPKSSGH, from the exons ATGTCCCGCTACCTGCGCCCCCCCAACACATCTCTGTTCGTAAGGAACGTGGCCGACGACACGAG GTCCGAAGATTTACGGCGCGAATTTGGTCGTTATGGTCCTATAGTTGATGTGTATGTGCCACTTGATTTCTACACTCGCCGTCCAAGAGGATTTGCTTATGTTCA ATTTGAGGATGTTCGTGATGCTGAAGATGCTTTACATAATTTGGACAGAAAATGGATTTGCGGACGCCAGATTGAAATACAGTTTGCACAGGGTGATCGGAAGA CTCCAAATCAGATGAAagccaaggaaggaaggaatgtgtACAGTTCTTCACGCTATGATGATTATGACAGATACAGACGTTCTAGAAGCCGAAGTTATGAAAGAAGGAGATCAAGAAGTCGGTCCTTTGATTACAACTACAGAAGATCTTATAGTCCTAGAAA CAGTAGACCGACTGGAAGACCACGGCGTAGCAGAAGCCATTCCGACAATGATAG ATTCAAACACCGAAATCGATCTTTTTCAAGATCTAAATCCAATTCAAGATCACGGTCCAAGTCCCAGcccaagaaagaaatgaaggctaAGTCACGTTCTAGGTCTGCATCTCACACCAAAGCTAGAGGCACCTCTAAAACAGATTCCAAAACACATTATAAGTCTGGCTCAAGATATGAAAAGGAATCAAGGAAAAAAGAACCACCTAGATCCAAATCTCAGTCAAGATCACAGTCTAGGTCTAGGTCAAAGTCTAGATCAAGGTCTTGGACTAGTCCTAAGTCCAGTGGCCACTGA
- the SRSF10 gene encoding serine/arginine-rich splicing factor 10 isoform X5 yields MSRYLRPPNTSLFVRNVADDTRSEDLRREFGRYGPIVDVYVPLDFYTRRPRGFAYVQFEDVRDAEDALHNLDRKWICGRQIEIQFAQGDRKTPNQMKAKEGRNVYSSSRYDDYDRYRRSRSRSYERRRSRSRSFDYNYRRSYSPRNSRPTGRPRRSRSHSDNDSQISKKKNDR; encoded by the exons ATGTCCCGCTACCTGCGCCCCCCCAACACATCTCTGTTCGTAAGGAACGTGGCCGACGACACGAG GTCCGAAGATTTACGGCGCGAATTTGGTCGTTATGGTCCTATAGTTGATGTGTATGTGCCACTTGATTTCTACACTCGCCGTCCAAGAGGATTTGCTTATGTTCA ATTTGAGGATGTTCGTGATGCTGAAGATGCTTTACATAATTTGGACAGAAAATGGATTTGCGGACGCCAGATTGAAATACAGTTTGCACAGGGTGATCGGAAGA CTCCAAATCAGATGAAagccaaggaaggaaggaatgtgtACAGTTCTTCACGCTATGATGATTATGACAGATACAGACGTTCTAGAAGCCGAAGTTATGAAAGAAGGAGATCAAGAAGTCGGTCCTTTGATTACAACTACAGAAGATCTTATAGTCCTAGAAA CAGTAGACCGACTGGAAGACCACGGCGTAGCAGAAGCCATTCCGACAATGATAG ccaaataagcaagaagaaaaatgacagataa
- the PNRC2 gene encoding proline-rich nuclear receptor coactivator 2, translating into MGGGERYNIPAPQSRNVSKNQQQLNRQKTKDQNSQMKIVHKKKERGHTYNSSAAAWQAMQNGGKNKNFPNNHSSLSGPSLLFKSQTNQNYAGAKFSEPPSPSVLPKPPSHWVPVSFNPSDKEIMTFQLKTLLKVQV; encoded by the coding sequence ATGGGTGGCGGAGAGAGGTATAACATTCCAGCCCCTCAATCTAGAAATGTTAGTAAGAACCAACAACAGCTTAATAGACAGAAGACCAAGGATCAGAATTCCCAGATGAAGATTgttcataagaaaaaagaaagaggacataCTTATAACTCATCAGCAGCTGCATGGCAGGCCATGCAAAATGGgggaaagaacaaaaattttccaaataatcACTCTAGCTTATCAGGTCCCAGCTTGCTTTTTAAGTCTCAAACTAATCAGAACTATGCTGGAGCCAAATTTAGTGAGCCGCCATCCCCAAGTGTTCTTCCTAAACCACCAAGCCACTGGGTTCCTGTTTCTTTTAATCCTTCTGATAAGGAAATAATGACATTTCAACTTAAAACCTTACTTAAAGTACAGGTATAA